The Heliangelus exortis chromosome 25, bHelExo1.hap1, whole genome shotgun sequence genomic interval CTCACATGTACTCTGCCATCCTTGACAGCTGGCCCATCCTCTGCAAGTCGAAGGATGAACAAGCCCATGTTGTACTCCTTTCCTCCTCGAAGGCTGAATCCAAACCCTCGAGGGCCCCTTTCCAATTCTACTGGGAAACAGCCAGGATTCTGTGCAggaagtcagagaaaaaaagatgaggacCTGTACGCAGatttaaacatttgtttttctggaaaaaagctTCATGTACTTCTATATTTTGAGAAATACAACCCCTGATTTAAACTGAATTCATCACAACTCACGTATGGCCATGTGTAACAGCCTAAACACAGAGTGTGTTCTTCCCTTTACGTTTCAGACAAgcatgaaatttttttcaagaaattttGCCAGGTGTCTGCAGTAGCCTCATTACAAggattttctatttctttagtAATTATAATGAGTATTCAAGTATACTAAGgagatttaaaaattcagaacataAGCAAAAACGTGCATTTGTACACAACTTTTCTACCCACATCAGACAGGGAAATATTTCATTGTCCTGCTGTTGAATGGCAATGCTATGTAGTGCCTTGACACGAGTGGTTTGTGTGTCTCACACCCTCTGGATGGTACCTGGGGGTGACGTCCACCAAGGGCTGCAGCCTCGGGTTGTGTCGGGTGCTTGTGCTCAGGCCAGGAAAGTCTGTAACTGCTTGAGACATCTTTCCCTGCTTCACCTTCTGTAGCTCCCCTGCACAGAGATGGAAGGACATGGATGTCAGCTTTGCCCTCCAATCCTTCTGCCCTCAGCCCCTGTTTTCCAAAGCCCAGAGCACTGTACCTGTCTGTGCTGGGGGAGTTGGTCTGTGCTGGTCCCAGTGGCcggtgctgtggggctgggctctgcctggcaGAGTTTGTTCCTGAGGGAGGACCACGGTGTTCTaacaaaccaaagcagaacTGACAGTCAGTGACTGCATTTGCCAGTTAAGTATAAcaagtaaaaaacccaaagtgcTCAAGCATCTTAAGGAAAACTTAATGCATATTGTTAGACTGAATTTCTCAGACACGAGACCTCCCGAGCCCTTCACAGGACTGCTTGCTGCTGTTACCAGGACGTGCCTTAAATAGGTTTTTCTCTAGAGACAAAATGTCAACTTTTACTCCTGGTTTATactcagaattttaatttagaagCACAGGCAAGAAAAATGCCATCTGTTTGTTCAAATTCTCCAGTCCTCTTTTCAGCCTGCTCTCTTGTGTTTCCAGCTAATACATGACAAAAGCTGACAGACTCCTGCTTTTGTGAAAAACGTTAAAGAACATCTTCTGGTGCATAAAGTGGAATTCATTTATtcatctgaaaagcaaagatCACACATTGGTGAAcgccaggaggcagagggaagaggtACAAGGCAGTATTTTCCTTCTTAGTCTCAGAGGACAGCACTGTGGAACAGCAAGCTCTGTAGGGTTTATGCTTTGTGATGCTGAACAGCTTCTGGCCACGCGGgtgtttttctctctggagctgcctcttccctggtGTCAACCACTGCCTTGTGAGCcatctctgcagctcagctctgtcccTTCAACACAGTGGGGAAAACATCTGAAGACCTGGCTAATTCACATCCACTCCGGCTTCCTACAAAGGCTTATGCTGTGAGATAAATTGCATTTACCCAGCTAAATCAAGGAGAATTATCAAGTGGTGatatatttccatttcagtggaaaatgtTCTGCTTCTCCCTCTTTCATAGTCACAAAATTCTCTACATCTGAAACATACCAACTCCAGCTCTTCTAAGCCACACTGTTTCCTGACTGGCCTCTTCAGTCTAGTTTCATCACCTACTAAtgacttctttttgttttcttttttttgaaaaattgagGAAGTTGGAAAAGTACTCACACAGAGTCCAGGTAAAATCATGCATAAATAAGGGACAAAAATGTTATCTTCCAAAAGCTAattgtaaaaataaagctgattAAGAGTCTCAGAGAAACAGCTTTAATGCAACCAATTCAGACCGCAGCTGCATTATAAacatttccctgggcaactcCTTTGAGGTGTGTCCCTTCAAACTGGAATAAATTAGATTTGATAAAAACGAAAATACTTCTAGAAAAATATCAATTTATAGAAGACTCTAGGTCTTTGAAAATCTGTATTACAGGCTGAGATAGGACATCAAATATTTGCAATGAATGTGAAATTAGAGAATCATCTGTTGACTTGACTCAACATGCTGGCTCTAGgcatttattatttaaaggTGATAAAGCCAAATTTCTGGTAAAATCATGATAGCAAGTTTAATTAAACTCACTAGCAGCAATCCAGAAAAATGCAGTGGTAAGCAGGGTTGGAAAAAACTTCTCTTCACATGATTGAagcttatatatttataaagaaCTGTTTGTGTAGGCACAACACCATGCTGACCACAGTGCTGCACAGGAGCTTTCACTGAAGGCACAGACTTTGAAGGTGGGACTCTGCAGCCACAGATATTTCCATTtcaatggaaatggaaatggaaatatttctctCTGTTCAGATGACATGGCAGCTGCACGTGAAGAATTTGCTATCAGGCTGGGAGGCTCTGCAGGAAACCCCTGAGCAAGGTTTTCATGGTGGGGTGTGGCCATTTTTCAGCGGGTGGTTTTGGCAGACAGCACTACAGGAAGTTTCTGCTGTACCCCAGGGGTGCAGCACTGGGCAATTTGAACgtggcaggaaggaaaagaaaaaaaaaaaccaaacaggctTTGTGAGTGTGGTTGGACCCACCCAGGTTCTGGGGCCATGCTCTGCCCTCACCTTCCTCAGCCACGACAGTCAGAGTCACCACGTTGCCCGCGTCCTTGATGAGCTGCACGATGCTGTCGTGGGAGAGCTCGATGATGGACTGGCCGTTCACTGCTGAGATGCGATCACCCACCTTCAGCCTCCCACACTGGTCAGCTGGGCTGCCCTCTATAACTCGCCCAATCTTGTGAGGAATCACTAGGAAATAAAGAACAAGCACAGCAAGAGGATGACCCCGGTGTCAGGTGTGCATCACGCAGAGACGGAATCACCAGTCACCCCAGGGAACACCCCTGCTCTAAAGGGCAGGACTGCCAGGACAAGAAAAACCTGCAGTAATGCAGAATGCTTCACCCCATAAAGTGAACAGAAATGCCAAGGCCTGACAGCATGGCCTGGCCACACACAAGGTGTTGTGCCTAAAGGAAAATATGGGGAGAAAATGGGTCACATCTTCAAAGGGATGAGCAAGACCACGTGTCCCGGGAGTGCTCTGCAGCAATCTGTTCTGCCACTCAAGATGTACACACAGACCTTGGAGCACTGTGTGGACTCAGAGACAGTTAtggacatccactttaacacagcAATTAGAAATCTGGATGCAGAGGTTAACTCTTCCTCCTTGAAGCCAAGAATTAAGCCTTAAATACACTTCAAAAGGAAATCAAAGTTCTCCTGACAGAGACAGACTCAGTAACCTGTGAGCACCTCGGCAGATCCAGCCAGCACGGCAGGGTGGGCTCCATCAGCTCTACAAAGAGCCTATAAATAAACACCATGTGAAAATCCACATCACCACCATGGCCTGACAGCTCTCCAGACTGCCCACAACCAGTGCATGCCCCCTGAAGGGGCTGGTGGCCTCTGATGTGGCTTCCTCCCACTCCCCACTCATGTCACCATTGGGTGAAAGAGCACCAGCATGAAGCAAGGCAGACCAAGCTGTCCTGGGGTGGTCTGTGAAATATTGTGAGTGAAAGATGACTGCATCTGGGCAGTGTGCTGTGTAAGTAACACCAACACGTGGAGCAATTCCTGAGGATCCCTCAGgatcctccagcagcagctctgctgcaagcACCACGCAGCGAGGAGAACCCAGCACTTACCACCAGGAGGAGGTTTGTTCTTAGAGGTGAGGATGACAAAGCCAAATCCTTCattctccttcctctgcagaCGGACATCATAGACCTCTGGGGGCAGCTGGTTTGCAAACTCGACCCGATTCAGTCGGGGAGAGCCATTTTGTGACAGCACAGGCTGAgactcctcctcctccccttgctTTTCCCCTTGCAGGTGACACACAAAcaacaaataaggaaaaaaacaaaattgctGTTTTACCAAGTGACTACAGCAAAACTGTACACGTCAGTATCAGTGCCAGCAAGAGGAAACAGTGTCTGCCTGGGAAAGTAAGGGTGAGTTCAGTAACAGTACATTGTGGATCAAACAGAGATCAGATGGACGATAAAGCACTGAAAGGCCCAGAGTCCTGCATGGGTATGCAGCCATGCAAGGAGAGCTGGCTGCACACTGCCTGCACACTGCTGAACAGACTGGGCACAGCCTCTGTCACAGCCATCTGATGCctttttacagtaaaaaaaaaaaaacaaaaccaaaaaccaaacatggCTTTTCTGCATGCTACAAGATCTATGGCAGAGATCCAGCTACAAACTACAAGTATTGCTATCTTAAGTGAGGACCAACTGTTTACTTGGAACAACggaaacactttttaaaaaggcagcttGAGGACTGAAGCCAACCTTTCTTTTAGGAAACCTAAACTATTTTGGTTCTGAACCAGTCTGTCTATCGGAACACATCTTAGAAGAAACTGAGAACTGATTTTGAAGgtgctttttccttttacttttgaATAAAGCAATGGAAAAGTTGATCTGATTGTAaaaggacagacagacacataCCACCAAAGAAGATTTTCCTCCGGACTGTGAGCAGCACCTGACCATTCCGTGCAGCACTGGTCATCAAATCCAAGACTTGTTTGTGTGACTTCCCTTTGACAGGAACCCCATCAATACACATCAGCTCGTCCGCAGCTCGGAGCCGCCCgtctttctctgctgctcccaagGGGATGATGGCTCCAATGTAAATCTGTCAGCAGAGCAGAGTCAGGGGATTTGAACAGCAGAACATGAACTCATCAGAACGTGCAATGGCTGGAATCCAGGTGAATCCAGGCAGATGAAGGCTTTTGGGATTATCTGACCATCCTATGCTAGCAGAAGCACAGCCAGCAATAGTACTTTGCACAAGCCCAGTGGGTACAATTTGGGGCTCAAAGTATTCAGTAAGTACAAAAAGTTTAGGGGGATTTTTAATTCCTACTTTCATGAATTCCATAAGCATCACTATCTCCCGAGCATATTTGTTTGTTGGTGAAAAAGCCCAACTTTTGACACAAGTTTACACTGTGTGCTTATTACATATCTATGATATCCCAGACACTACGGAGACAAAAGCCTCTGTTATTTGTTCCACTTCTGATGTAGATTAAAATCagccaaaaagagaaaattaaatagatGCAATCTGAATCAATTCTTAACCTTTGAAATGCAGTTACTGAATTGATCAATTTTGCCATCACTTAACTGTTTGGAATGAGAGGGAAATGGGATGATAGAGTAGGAATGATTCTAACAGCAATACTGTAGGATAATATATGGGCAACAGTGAACTGTTTCACTTACAGGCTGATCTGGTCCATCCCCTCCAAGCACCCGGAAACCAAAGCCTGACTCTTGTTTTCGTAGGAAAACATCCAAATCTCTTGTGTTTGGAGCTAAGACAAAGCAATATTTCAAAACATGTAAGGAGCTATCTTTGATTActgaaaaattatgcttttgtACCACAAAATTAACTATTTCCATGTTGAAATACTCACGTTTGTCCTCATACATAGTCTTAGACTTCAGGTAGACTTCTGAAGGGTCCAGTTTAGGAGAGCCTGGTCGTACAGCAGTGGGTGGAAATGGCATTGGCTGTGGCATGGCATCACCAACAGCTTCCAAACCACCCCAGCTGTCCTGCTTGTCCTTCTGAAACAGACCCCACATTAAATCAAAAGCACAGGACACCAAGGACCCTTGTCATTTCCCATCCTAATTCCCCATTGATTCTGCATTAAAGTAACTCTAAATACTTATGCTGGGTAAAATCCAACCAGGAAAACTGGAGCGTGGCAGTCTGCATGTGTCTGTGCATGTTAAGCAGAAGCACAAGCAGAATAGACCTAGATATGTCCTTTtataaagaatgaaaagaaaaaaacctcaagcaaTTTAGCAGTCTGACACACAAGTACAAACACAAGAATTTGCCCTTTTTAACTGAATTATTTTGCCATGCTGCTTAATGCCACTGAACATCGAGTGCTCCATGAGAAGTTGCTGCTGTGTATGTGCTAGAATGCCAGTCCCAAGTCAACAGTATTTTTAGTGTGGCTGCAGAGAGTGCACAGAGCCACACTGACAGGGTTTGCCTCCTCTAACTGCAGAGATTTATGCCCTGATTATTTAGTGTGGGCAGCTGTGTAACTGGAAGAAACTGAGTCTGCAAATCATGATGAGTGCAGCCTGTTTCAAGCACACTGGACTTGTGAGTTCACATTATCCCACTGCTGGGATAAAGGTTTGATACTCAAGTGGCAAGACAAAGTTCGAAGAAGCAGCTACAACTGTATTCTCCACCAGAAACAAATCTAAATACAACACTAATACTCACCCCTTTGGAAGTTTTAGTAGGGGAGGGAGGACCTGAAGAAAATACAATGTAGAAAGCAACTGGTCACCAAAAGTTAGAACAGCATAAAAGCAATATAACCAGCTTCTCCTGAGCTGAAAATAGTAACTGCTCATTCACTCTTTGTTAATGGCAATGTGAATATTCagttgacaaaaaaaaagaatcacttCAGAGAAGTCTCAAATTAGAACTTGCACAACAATGAAAAACAcctatttctctttttgcaaACACTGGCCAACCAAATCACATGTCAGCTCATTGGACATGGAGAGTCTGTGAGTTTGTCCGGGGGAATTTCACTTGCTAACAAATAAACCTAATTATTTCTTCGGTTATTAAGGAATAGTAGCATTTACATAATAAAAGACTTGGAGATTTTTGCAAATGTTGATGACTGTTTGAAGTGACACTCTCAGAGTTACAAAAAAAGCTTAAAGGGACACTAGGCAGCCATGTGTCACTCCATAATTCATTAAGCTCCTTCTGGCAAGCACACACTATCTACTAGTCAGCTTTTGGGAAGAAGACATATTTGGTCTGTGAGTGACAGTCAATGTAAAGGTATAAATACAGAtgtgaaaatgagaatttttctcATCTCTCCAGTGCTCAGCTCCATTTCACTGCTGGTGCTTCTTCCTGTCTTGTGTAATCACCTCTCCATTACAGCTACTGTCACTGGAATACACATGGGGAGACTGAGAACACTCCATACATCATTCCCTCATACCCTTTGTGTTATAATAGAAACTGTGTTTTTGCTTTAGCACTTCCCAGACACTTGGAAGAGAAAGTGCATAAACATATCGTaacacatttttgaaaaaaacacaaaccctaGCAACATTCTCTTATCCCAGACACTCAGGGGTATAAATTAAACTTAGAACATAATGGCTCAGAGACATAATAAGCTGCTATTTAACTGTAAAGAGCAGACACGATTTAGATACCACACtaaacagccttttaaaaagcatataaCCATACACAACAACTATAGATTACATATGTACCTCCTCTTAAGATAAGCAGTGGCACCTCTGCTCCTACTGGAAACTGCTTCAGTACTTCCACCACTTGCAGATGTGTCAAGCTCTGCACGTTCTGATGGCAAATCTCCTTGATTACATCCCCTTTCTGAAGGCCTTGGCACCACTGGCTGTCTAAAATCATTTTCACCTTTTGTCCTGTAGGACTGTCTGCAATGGCAAACCCAAAGCCTTTAGGACCTTTGACGAGAGGGATGGTGACCAGCTCTGGCTGTGAACCTCCTGATGATGCCAGAGAGATCCTCTGCTCAGCTGTATCCAGGGAAGGGCCATTCAGACGACCATTGACCAACATAGGGgtcatttttccattttggtcCAACACAACTGTTCCTGCAATTAAATCTTGGCTGCTCACACAGACATCTCCTTTGGTCACAGGTGGTCCATTGATAATAGGTGTAGCTGTCACTATATCTACCACGGGGTCTTCATTGTCGTCAGGAAGAGGATAACCACGACACAGAGTCATGCTCACATACTGATTGACAGGAACGAGCTGGAACATCTGGACAACATCTGCATGGGTATGGCCAAGGACACAGCTTCCGTTTATGTCTACAATTACATCACCTGTTAGAAAGAAAGTTCAAGAGTGtcaaaaatagaaatgaaacCACCCACACCTATCCTGTGGTCTGATGCTCAGAAAAAATTGTATCTGGAGGAAATCACTGTGCAGTCTCTAAAATTAATGATGAGTGGTGGCTGGGCTATTACTTCTTGGCTATCTGTTGCCAAAAAGCATAAAGGATTTACTCTTAGCATTTATTCTATTTCATCTCAAAATAGTGTGCTAAATATATAAAGTTTAATctgcagcagatttaaaaaattatactgtACATCCACAGGAGATGAGGCAGTGCACGCATACTACTACAAGCAGATGTCTTCTACTTTAATTCGTATCATACAGCATTCTAAACTCAATCCAGAATAAATcggattttttgggggggtcccatGTTTATTTTAGGACTGGCTGAACTTAAGCTAGGATTGTACCCACATGCTTCATGCTCTTAGGCTGTTGTCACACATGGCTAAGtatgtattttcaaaatgaagcaGAATTAGACTTCAGACCTGAAAGCTTGTTTCATAATTTGCATCATTTTGAGCATGAAACTTCGCACAAGATCCTTCACAAATCTGAAAACTCTTTCATTTGGTGAGGTGTTCATATACAGAGTCAGCCCTCCAAATTCCTGCCCCTCAGAAGCTGCATTCTCTGAAAGCACCGCAGGAAATGGAAGTTCAGAGACATAATACTTGACCTGGTGCAATTCTCCCATCTTGAGCAGCAGGTCCATCTTTTAACACATTCTTCACCTGGAGGAACTCATCAGGTCTGTCCCCTCCAATGATTGTAAAGCCAAAGCCCATTGTACTTTTTTTCAGCGATGTCCGTATAAGTGCTCCTGTCAGCTGGGATGGGTCTCTGGTGAAGACAGACTTCTCTGACCCTTTTGAATTATGGCACAAAGACAtgaaggcaggagagcagggTTACTTTGGTAGCtttcttgtttcatttgtttttttaaggtgtgGGAAAAGGTTAATGATTTGTTTGGTTGACATTGGTGACCTCCACCACAGGGATGTGGagtaaagcaaacaaaatactGTTACACTCATTTCACAGCAGAGTTCAGTGAATAGGGAAGTGAACAGTTTTTTCAAGGTGGCTGTACAGATTACAAGAGAACTGGAGCTAAAGCTCTCACCTACAGTTCCCAGTCTTGCACTCTGACCCTAGAATACTACGTTTAAAGTAGatcaaaagcataaaaattCAAGGTGCAGTTTTATCTGAATCTTCTAGGTGCACCGCTAACCTTCCATTTATTGAAAAGCTGCTTATGACAACCAGCTTCAGAACAGTAAAAACTACTTTAAAGCAGtcaattttaatattaaaaaatcaattaaaaaggTGCACAGATTTGGGGAGGCAACACCACGATGTCCAGCAAGAAGAGAAGGTTAATGCCTTGGTGAATTCCAAAACTGGTTACTTATGATGCATAGTGGCAGATAAAGATAACAGTGACAATAAACACAATACCTGATTTTGAAGGGCCAGCATCTGTCTGtcccagctgtttttttcttttggcttccAATACTGGGTTTTCAAACTGAGTTTTCTGGTTAATATGACTGTGGGCATACAAAAGGTAGATCAGGATTTCAGCAGAAAGCATTCTGCCTGTGTCACAGAACAGACAACCACAAAAGATACATCTACAAATACTATATTTTAGTACCTCAGAGTAATCTTCTGGAGGAATGAACAATAAACTATCTTAACGAAAATGGGtagcatttttattctttcaacAACTTGATTTACTTTAAGAGCCaatacaatttttcttcctgtaattGTTAGGTAGAATATACCTTCATTCTCCACAAATTTTCAAAAGGTTGTAATAGATCAGAAGTGAGAAAATATGGGGTTTTTCCTTGACATTATGTGTTGCTCTCATCTACCCATACTGTTAACAAACTCAGACATCATCTTTTTACTAATAGATGTTGAAGTAGCACAAACAGTAAGTTAGAGCAGAATTTAAATATCTGCATTGGCtttgcaaagtgaaaaaatgttatCTTCTTCTCTGAAGCAAACATTTCCAGCTGTACTAATTTTCCTCTCCATGGTTAAAGAGAGATTGCATTTATTCTGACCTGAAGAAGATTCAGAAGAGCTCTTGGAACAATTTAGAAGTTATTTCCTTGGCTCTTTGGAGACAGGAGTGAGATACGAGTTACTCTTGCTCTTTTTCAGTTACCATGTCCCACTTTTAAATTAAGTGACCCCATTTTTATTAAAGCTAAGGAAAAAGACATCAGGTCATTCCCATTAGTAAATTACTTTGGCTGTTACTTGCTTTCCTACCCTGAAAGTCATGGATCTTCAGTGCACTGTTCACTGCCTCTACAGCTGGTTCATGTTTGATACCCACACTGCATTACAACCCATACACACTGCTGATCAAGAGCTTTGTTATTTTCTGCTCAGTGTATGACAATGTCAAATTAATAATTAGCACTTACTCAACATAATATGTTCCGTATTGAGGGTCTTCTATTTTCTCCCACCCATAAGGAAGTTCTGCAaccagaa includes:
- the MAGI3 gene encoding membrane-associated guanylate kinase, WW and PDZ domain-containing protein 3 isoform X4; this translates as MSKTLRKKRHWLSKVQECVVSWGGPAGPDPDLLRGGAERGEFPYLAGRLPPGGEGAPGPVLLSGKAPAPGDVLLEVNGTPVSGLTHRDTLAVVRHFREPVRLKTVRPGKVINKDLRHYLSLQFQKGSIDHKLQQVIRDNLYLRTIPCTTRAPRDGEVPGVDYNFIPVDQFKALEESGALLESGTYDGNFYGTPKPPAEPSPFQPDPVDQVLFDNDFDTESQRKRTTSVSKMQRMDSSLPEEEEEEEKEAINGSGGIENKDRHSDSPDWMKPVPSYNQTSSSMDFRNYLSRDETLEPLPKNWEMAYTDTGMIYFIDHNTKTTTWLDPRLCKKAKAPEDCEDGELPYGWEKIEDPQYGTYYVDHINQKTQFENPVLEAKRKKQLGQTDAGPSKSGSEKSVFTRDPSQLTGALIRTSLKKSTMGFGFTIIGGDRPDEFLQVKNVLKDGPAAQDGRIAPGDVIVDINGSCVLGHTHADVVQMFQLVPVNQYVSMTLCRGYPLPDDNEDPVVDIVTATPIINGPPVTKGDVCVSSQDLIAGTVVLDQNGKMTPMLVNGRLNGPSLDTAEQRISLASSGGSQPELVTIPLVKGPKGFGFAIADSPTGQKVKMILDSQWCQGLQKGDVIKEICHQNVQSLTHLQVVEVLKQFPVGAEVPLLILRGGPPSPTKTSKGDKQDSWGGLEAVGDAMPQPMPFPPTAVRPGSPKLDPSEVYLKSKTMYEDKPPNTRDLDVFLRKQESGFGFRVLGGDGPDQPIYIGAIIPLGAAEKDGRLRAADELMCIDGVPVKGKSHKQVLDLMTSAARNGQVLLTVRRKIFFGGEKQGEEEESQPVLSQNGSPRLNRVEFANQLPPEVYDVRLQRKENEGFGFVILTSKNKPPPGVIPHKIGRVIEGSPADQCGRLKVGDRISAVNGQSIIELSHDSIVQLIKDAGNVVTLTVVAEEEHRGPPSGTNSARQSPAPQHRPLGPAQTNSPSTDRGATEGEAGKDVSSSYRLSWPEHKHPTQPEAAALGGRHPQNPGCFPVELERGPRGFGFSLRGGKEYNMGLFILRLAEDGPAVKDGRVHVGDQIVEINGEPTQGITHTRAIELIQAGGNKVLLLLRPGTGLIPDHSLAPSSLCPFVKPEQH
- the MAGI3 gene encoding membrane-associated guanylate kinase, WW and PDZ domain-containing protein 3 isoform X3, whose amino-acid sequence is MSKTLRKKRHWLSKVQECVVSWGGPAGPDPDLLRGGAERGEFPYLAGRLPPGGEGAPGPVLLSGKAPAPGDVLLEVNGTPVSGLTHRDTLAVVRHFREPVRLKTVRPGKVINKDLRHYLSLQFQKGSIDHKLQQVIRDNLYLRTIPCTTRAPRDGEVPGVDYNFIPVDQFKALEESGALLESGTYDGNFYGTPKPPAEPSPFQPDPVDQVLFDNDFDTESQRKRTTSVSKMQRMDSSLPEEEEEEEKEAINGSGGIENKDRHSDSPDWMKPVPSYNQTSSSMDFRNYLSRDETLEPLPKNWEMAYTDTGMIYFIDHNTKTTTWLDPRLCKKAKAPEDCEDGELPYGWEKIEDPQYGTYYVDHINQKTQFENPVLEAKRKKQLGQTDAGPSKSGSEKSVFTRDPSQLTGALIRTSLKKSTMGFGFTIIGGDRPDEFLQVKNVLKDGPAAQDGRIAPGDVIVDINGSCVLGHTHADVVQMFQLVPVNQYVSMTLCRGYPLPDDNEDPVVDIVTATPIINGPPVTKGDVCVSSQDLIAGTVVLDQNGKMTPMLVNGRLNGPSLDTAEQRISLASSGGSQPELVTIPLVKGPKGFGFAIADSPTGQKVKMILDSQWCQGLQKGDVIKEICHQNVQSLTHLQVVEVLKQFPVGAEVPLLILRGGPPSPTKTSKGKDKQDSWGGLEAVGDAMPQPMPFPPTAVRPGSPKLDPSEVYLKSKTMYEDKPPNTRDLDVFLRKQESGFGFRVLGGDGPDQPIYIGAIIPLGAAEKDGRLRAADELMCIDGVPVKGKSHKQVLDLMTSAARNGQVLLTVRRKIFFGGEKQGEEEESQPVLSQNGSPRLNRVEFANQLPPEVYDVRLQRKENEGFGFVILTSKNKPPPGVIPHKIGRVIEGSPADQCGRLKVGDRISAVNGQSIIELSHDSIVQLIKDAGNVVTLTVVAEEEHRGPPSGTNSARQSPAPQHRPLGPAQTNSPSTDRGATEGEAGKDVSSSYRLSWPEHKHPTQPEAAALGGRHPQNPGCFPVELERGPRGFGFSLRGGKEYNMGLFILRLAEDGPAVKDGRVHVGDQIVEINGEPTQGITHTRAIELIQAGGNKVLLLLRPGTGLIPDHSLAPSSLCPFVKPEQH